One region of Deltaproteobacteria bacterium genomic DNA includes:
- a CDS encoding mechanosensitive ion channel protein MscS, whose product MYILNLPFGLKDVDPLVHIISLVAVGLVISVLLFRFLARWSRRSDDIFSKAVVKYLKRPSKFLFPVLCLMLFAPVLSIPDDLAGAFRHVLGIAFIGTLTWMATRTVAVIREIILSRFDVDQKDNLAARKIYTQFRVIERVIIVIILIIGISSLLMTFEKIRQLGVSIMASAGVIGIIAGFAAQKSIATLFAGIQIAITQPIRLDDVVIVENEWGWIEEITLTYVVVRVWDLRRLVVPITYFIERPFQNWTRVSADILGTVFLYMDYTIPVQVIRKELQKIVKGSDLWDGKVCGVQVTNAAQQTIEVRALVSAADSSKAWDLRCLVREKLLEFLQSTYPASLPKTRVELEKSILLGKESVPQILVAK is encoded by the coding sequence ATGTATATCCTGAATCTTCCGTTTGGACTGAAGGATGTCGATCCACTCGTCCATATTATCAGCCTGGTAGCTGTTGGTCTCGTTATAAGTGTATTACTGTTCAGGTTCCTGGCCCGCTGGAGCCGGAGGTCGGATGATATTTTCAGTAAGGCGGTGGTTAAATACCTCAAGCGGCCTTCAAAATTTCTCTTTCCGGTTTTATGTCTCATGCTTTTTGCCCCGGTCTTGAGTATTCCTGATGATCTGGCAGGTGCCTTTCGGCATGTTTTGGGCATTGCTTTTATAGGTACGCTTACCTGGATGGCTACAAGAACTGTTGCAGTAATCAGAGAGATAATACTATCCAGGTTCGATGTAGACCAAAAGGATAACCTGGCTGCCCGTAAGATTTATACTCAGTTCCGGGTGATTGAGCGGGTAATCATCGTCATTATCCTTATAATAGGTATCTCTTCTTTATTAATGACTTTTGAGAAAATACGGCAGTTGGGTGTCAGTATAATGGCTTCTGCTGGTGTTATAGGAATAATTGCAGGCTTTGCAGCACAGAAAAGTATAGCCACCCTTTTTGCCGGGATTCAGATTGCTATTACGCAGCCGATCAGGCTGGATGATGTAGTAATCGTAGAGAATGAATGGGGCTGGATCGAGGAGATCACCCTTACATATGTAGTGGTCAGGGTATGGGACCTGAGGCGCCTGGTAGTACCTATCACTTATTTTATTGAGCGGCCCTTCCAGAACTGGACCAGAGTTTCTGCCGATATATTGGGCACAGTATTTTTATATATGGACTATACTATTCCCGTCCAAGTTATCAGGAAAGAACTGCAAAAGATAGTCAAGGGCTCTGACTTATGGGATGGGAAAGTGTGCGGCGTGCAGGTTACTAATGCAGCTCAACAGACTATTGAAGTAAGGGCCTTGGTTAGCGCGGCTGATTCGTCAAAGGCTTGGGACCTCCGCTGTCTTGTGCGTGAAAAGCTATTAGAATTTCTTCAGAGCACATATCCGGCCAGCCTGCCAAAGACAAGAGTTGAACTGGAGAAGAGTATATTATTGGGTAAAGAGTCTGTCCCGCAAATATTAGTTGCAAAATGA